In Cydia splendana chromosome 25, ilCydSple1.2, whole genome shotgun sequence, a single genomic region encodes these proteins:
- the LOC134802790 gene encoding protein KTI12 homolog, with protein sequence MPLIIICGCPVSGKTTRAKELKEFFEKTHRKQVEIVSEADTILKLGYEPNATYLDSQKEKRVRGYLKSEVLRLVGKDNVVILDGSNYIKGYRYELYCASKASKSTQCTIFTIRNHQEAWEANMERINVQAADAYSQEVFDALTKFRFEEPNSNNRWDSPLFTVQPQDQLDLEAVYAALFEKKPPPPNQSTQNPPLSSTNFLYELDKITQDISKQILEAKQLNQDSARFPSYPGCTLDSLPLVTPQKLLRLRRQFLTYAKMNHAGEDMGKIARYYIQYLNKTLTD encoded by the exons atgcctttaattataatatgcGGCTGCCCAGTGAGTGGAAAAACTACAAGAGCGAAAGAATTAAAAGAGTTCTTCGAAAAAACACACCGGAAACAGGTTGAAATAGTCTCAGAAGCAGATACAATACTCAAGTTAGGTTATGAACCGAATGCTACATATTTGGACTCACAGAAGGAAAAGAGAGTGAGGGGGTACCTTAAATCCGAGGTTCTACGGCTTGTTGGAAAGGATAATGTTGTTATATTGGACGGCAGTAACTATATCAAAG GCTACCGTTATGAGCTATACTGCGCATCAAAAGCATCAAAGTCCACTCAGTGCACCATATTCACGATACGGAACCACCAGGAGGCTTGGGAGGCTAACATGGAACGGATAAATGTGCAGGCAGCTGACGCATACAGCCAGGAGGTGTTTGATGCTCTTACTAAATTCAG GTTCGAAGAGCCAAACTCCAACAACAGATGGGACAGCCCCCTCTTCACCGTTCAGCCGCAGGACCAACTGGACTTAGAGGCGGTATATGCAGCCCTGTTCGAAAAGAAACCTCCTCCACCCAACCAGAGCACTCAGAAT CCACCACTATCCTCAACAAACTTCCTTTACGAACTCGACAAAATAACCCAAGACATATCAAAACAGATCCTCGAAGCCAAACAACTGAACCAGGACTCTGCCCGTTTCCCCTCCTACCCCGGCTGTACCCTGGACTCCTTGCCCCTCGTGACTCCTCAGAAACTCCTCAGGCTGAGGAGGCAGTTCCTGACCTATGCCAAGATGAACCACGCAGGAGAAGATATGGGGAAGATTGCGAGATACTATATACAGTATTTGAATAAAACTTTGAcggattga